CAGAATTATTAAATATACGTGCTACAAATAAAACCTATAATACATTGCCCGATAACCAATGGGATTCTATTAACTATGTTCCATTAGATGGAAATATTGGTTGCATGGTTAACGGAGCTGGATTAGCGATGGCTACTATGGATGTAATTAAATCATTAGGTGGCATGCCTGCTAATTTTTTAGACATCGGAGGAAATGCTAATAAAGAATGTATAATGTCATCTTTTTATATGATTTTAAAAGACACCAAGGTAAAAGCAATACTCGTAAATATCTTTGGAGGTATCGTATGTTGTGATTTAGTTGCTGATAGTATAATAACTGTATTGTCTACATATAATAAAAAACATATTCCTATCGTAGTTCGATTAGAAGGCAACAATTCTGCATTAGGTACTAATCGATTAATTGATAGCAAATTAAACGTTGTTGTTACTGATAACTTAATTTATGCAATTAAACAAATTGTAACCGCGGTAAAATTAAACAATGTCAATATTAATTAACAAAAATACAAAAGTAATTTGTCAAGGATTTACTGGTAAACACGCTAGTTTTCATTCTCAGCAAGCATTAAAATATGGTACCAAAATTGTAGGTGGAGTCACTCCAGGAAAAGGAGGGAGCGTTCATCTTGGATTGCCCATATTTAATACTGTTAATGAAGCAATAAATAATACTCATGCAACAACTTCTATTATTTACGTACCTGCTCCCTTTTGTAAAGATGCTATTTTAGAATCAATCCATGCAGGTATTAAATTAATTGTTTGTATTACCGAAGGAATTCCAATATTAGACATGTTATTAATAAAAAAACAATTAAAAAAACATAATACATGTATGATTGGACCAAATTGCCCTGGAATTATTACTCCAGGCCAATGCAAACTTGGGATAATGCCAAGTGATATCCATACACCAGGTTACGTGGGGATTGTGTCTAGATCAGGTACTTTAACATACGAAGTAGTAAAACAAATCACTGACCTTGGATTAGGCCAGTCCACGTGCGTTGGTATTGGAGGGGATCCGATACTCGGTTCTAGTTTTATCGATGTATTATCATTATTTGAACAAGATTCCCAAACATTGTTAATAGTAATGATTGGTGAAATTGGAGGAAGATCCGAAGAACAAACAGCAATTTATATTAAAAAATATATTAAAAAACCAGTAATTGCATATATAGCTGGAGCTACTGCCCCTAAAGGGAAACGTATGGGACATGCGGGAGCCATTATTTCTGGAATCGGTAGCACTGCTTACGAAAAATGCACAATTTTATCTAAATCAGGAGTACACGTTATTAATAACTTTACTGATATCGGCCAACATATCAAATCTATTGATATAAAACAATAAAAATAATCTTTATTTAAAAGATATATAATACTTCAAGTATAATGATGTTATTTTATAACATCCCCAACTTTAAGTATTCAATGATTTTGTTTTATTTTTAGATAAACATATAAGTTAGATCTAATCCTATCTGTTTTCAAAAGTGCTATCAATATTTAACAGTTTTTATAAAAACTATATTTTACAATTATTATATATATAATTATACTATAATAATCCCAAATCATCTTTAATATGATTAAAAGTATTTTTGTAATAATTTACATTATAAACCCTTATGCGACATAAAAATTAATAATCAGATATGAATATCTTTGATTTACTTTTAGAAGCTGATATTTTAGTACAAATTAGTATATTCATTCTAC
This region of Candidatus Blochmannia vicinus genomic DNA includes:
- the sucD gene encoding succinate--CoA ligase subunit alpha; amino-acid sequence: MSILINKNTKVICQGFTGKHASFHSQQALKYGTKIVGGVTPGKGGSVHLGLPIFNTVNEAINNTHATTSIIYVPAPFCKDAILESIHAGIKLIVCITEGIPILDMLLIKKQLKKHNTCMIGPNCPGIITPGQCKLGIMPSDIHTPGYVGIVSRSGTLTYEVVKQITDLGLGQSTCVGIGGDPILGSSFIDVLSLFEQDSQTLLIVMIGEIGGRSEEQTAIYIKKYIKKPVIAYIAGATAPKGKRMGHAGAIISGIGSTAYEKCTILSKSGVHVINNFTDIGQHIKSIDIKQ